The Trichocoleus sp. FACHB-46 region GGGAATCGTGCTTTTAGGCAGTGCATACGGACTGTTTCTCGCGGGTTGGTGGATTATTATCATTCCCCCTCTGCTAGCTCTCGCGGCGTCTGCCATTACCAGCAGCAGCTACCTACTGTGGGACAATCTGAAGGAGTATGCCCGCACCCTAGAGCAAAGGGTGGAAGAGCGGACTCTCAAACTAGAGCAAGAAATTGCGGAACGAAAACAGGCAGAAGCGACCCTAAGTCAACAAAAACAACTCTTACAAGCGATCGTAGAGCATATTCCTGTCATGATTACACTCTACGATGCAGAAGGAGAAATCGAATTTGTCAATCATCAGTTTGAGCAAACTTTAGGATGGTCAACCGCAGATCTGCACCATATTGACCTAATTGCTGAATGTTGTTTCAATTCGGAACAGCAGCAGATTCTAGACCATATGTTAGCCGCAACTGGCACTTGGTCAGACCTCAAAATCAGAACCAAAGACGAGCGTGTGGTCAACACCGCGTGGGCAAATATTCGGCTTCCCAACGGCATGAATGTTGGTATTGGGCAAGACATTAGCGATCGCAAACGAGCTGAAGCAGCCTCCATTTTAGAAGAACGCAACCGGATGGCTAGAGAAATTCACGATACGCTAGCGCAGGCGTTTACAGGCATTCTGCTGCATGTTGGAGCGGCAACCGAAATCATGACCAGAAAAGCAGAGGCTGCACAAGCACATCTGGAAACTGTGGATGAATTAGCTCGCACTGGGCTGGCTGAAGCCCGCCGATCAGTCGCGGCGCTACGACCCAAACTCTTAGAAGAGGGAGATTTATTTAGTGCCCTCAAACATCTAGTCAATCAAATGAAATCTTCTACGAAGACTCAAATCACCTGTCAAATCATGGGTGGAGTCTATGCTTTACCACCTGATGTGGAAAATAATCTCTTACGCATTGGCCAAGAAGCCTTAACCAACGCGATTAAATATGCCCAAGCCACTGAAATTTGGGTTGAGTTAGTGTACGAGGAGACGCAATGCCTGTTACGAGTTAAAGATGATGGACAGGGCTTTGAAGTGGATCAAGTATATCTAACGAAGGGATTTGGTTTACTGGGGATGAGTGAGCGGGTTGATCAGATTGGCGCTGAATTAATCATCCACAGTCAGCCTGCTCAGGGCACGGAAATCATTGTGGTGGTGAATCGAGAGTAGGTCCATGAGACAATCAGCAGGAAATTCCGTTGTTCCGTCAAGCGCAACCAGAAACTCTAACTCAAAATGGGTTATACAGGATGGAGAAGTAAAGTCCATTTTCTTGCAATGTTTCCTTGCTCGCATCAACCGAGACCAAAGGCATTCCCCAATCTAATCGAGCGGTGAGGCGATCGCCCATTTGCCAGCGTAGTCCCAAGCCAACTGATGCCAGCGTATTAGGGTCAGCTTCTTCGCGATCGCCCCGATTCCAAGCTGTGCCAAAGTCAACAAAGGGAGTCAGTTGT contains the following coding sequences:
- a CDS encoding CHASE2 domain-containing protein, with translation MSDRVYPMWTILKQFIWRWRGVLVTAPSIAGGLLILRFAGALQLLELAALDQMFRLRHFEPADPRIVLVTVDESDIKQLGRWPMSDAVLAQLILSIKQQQPRVIGLDIFRDLPVEPGHQDLINVFISTPNLIGIEKVIQTAQGEVIQAPPALKRRDQVSAIDLLLDIDGTIRRSLLYLSNKDGRAIATLGAQLAFVYLRGEGIELETIDSSQGQFRLGRAAFTSLRSNDGGYVGVDAGGYQILSNFPKFLNDFHTISMTDVLRGRIPKNLMRDRIVLIGLTAESIEDKFFISYTTDLIAAPPGVAVHALLTSQLLSAALEGRPLLSVWPEPLEWLWIIFWSAIGAVIGRISRSPRQTAFRVVLLGIVLLGSAYGLFLAGWWIIIIPPLLALAASAITSSSYLLWDNLKEYARTLEQRVEERTLKLEQEIAERKQAEATLSQQKQLLQAIVEHIPVMITLYDAEGEIEFVNHQFEQTLGWSTADLHHIDLIAECCFNSEQQQILDHMLAATGTWSDLKIRTKDERVVNTAWANIRLPNGMNVGIGQDISDRKRAEAASILEERNRMAREIHDTLAQAFTGILLHVGAATEIMTRKAEAAQAHLETVDELARTGLAEARRSVAALRPKLLEEGDLFSALKHLVNQMKSSTKTQITCQIMGGVYALPPDVENNLLRIGQEALTNAIKYAQATEIWVELVYEETQCLLRVKDDGQGFEVDQVYLTKGFGLLGMSERVDQIGAELIIHSQPAQGTEIIVVVNRE